GCGAGGGCGAGGACACCGGGAACTCCCGCTACACCTATGACGGCTTCGGCTACCAGGAGTCCTTCAGCTGTGAGGGCCAGACCGGCAAGAACAAGGCCGTCTTCCATGGCACCATCTCGGTGACCGGCACCAAGGCGAAGAAGGAGTTCGCGATCGACCTCCGCCAGGAAGCCGCCGGGCAGCAGAACGAGGGCTCCTGCGACACCACCAACGCCTCCGCGGCCTGGGAGTACAAGGGGACCATCGACGGCGCGGACTCCGCCCTGGGCGAGGGCAAGCAGACCTGGAGCGGCTCGGGCCGCATCGGCTACGAGACGCGGGGCCTCGTCGAGGTGGAGACGAAGGCCGAGGTGGTGGACGGCTCGGTGTGCGACTACGAGGCGGTCTCGGGGAGCACCACCATGAAGTCGGGCGGCCACACCGCGGTCATCACCTACGATGGCGCCACGGACTGCGAGGAGCGCAGCACCGTGCAGTGGAGCCTCGACGGAAAGGCCTCGGGGGAGCTGGAGGGCATCCGTTGCTCGGCCGCCAGTGGCCCCACCTTCGCGGCGTGGAGCGTGGCCCTGCTCGGCGCGCTGGGGCTGATGCGCCGCCGCGCCCGGCGCTGAGCCCTCGCTCCACGGCTCACGCCACCGGGGGAGGCTCCTTCGGGGCCGGTATCCCCGGGTAGCTCAGCGCGGGGCTGTCGATGGCCTGGTCGTTCCACTGCACCAGGTCATCGAGGATCCGCGCGATGCCGCCGGAGATGTCCTCGAGCGGCAGGTCGTTGTCCTCGGTTCCGAAGGGCTCTTCGATCTCCACGCCAATCTCCTCGATGCCCAGGAAGGTGTGGGCGATGAGCAGGATGACGGGCACCGTCGCCCACCCGAAGGGCTCCACGAGGGCGAAGGGCAGGCCGAGCATGAAGATGATGAGCGTGCGGCGCAGGTGGAGCATGTACGCGAACGGCATCGGCGTCCGGACGATGCGCTCACACCCGCCCTGATAATCCACGAGGAGCTGGACGTTGCGGTCGAGCTCCATCTGGATGATGTCGGAGATGAACCCGAGGCGGCGGGCCTCGACGAGGGTGGCGGAGATGCGCATCGCCACCGCGAGGCCGGCGTTGCGCGCGTTGAGGATCTGGTTGATTTCCGCGCGGGGGAGCACGGCCGCGGCGGGCCCGAGGTCGTCACCCCCGCTGCGGAGGACCCGGGTCAGCGCGTACGGGTACACCGCCGTCCACGCCGTCACCCGGCGCACCAGCTCGGGCGAGGAGATGTTCAATGCCGCCGCGCGCACCAGGTTCCGGGTCTCGTTGACGACGCCCCCCCACAGCTTGCGTCCCTCCCAGAACCGGTCGTAGGAGGAGTTGGTGCGGAACACGAGCAACAAGCTGAGCACGGTGCCGGCCAGCGTGTGTCCGGTGGCGGGGACGTCCACCTTGAAGACGTGCCGATGGAACCAGACCACCGCCACGGCCCAGACCACGAACACGCCGAGCCGTCCGACGATCTCCTTGAGGATGCCGCCGCGGAGTTTCAGGAGGTGCCGCCACCAGTGATGCGGGTCGTATTGGATCATGGGTTTCGACGGGTTTTCTCCCAGGACCCGCGGAAGTTCCATCGGGATCTGTTGGCTTCTCCACCTTATGTTCGGGGGGCTGCTTTCGGGAAAAACGCGGTAGAGTCGCGGCCATCATGTCCGCCTTCATTCATGAATGGCTGAACCTCCTGGTGCGCTGGGTCCACGTGATCGCGGCCATCATGTGGATCGGAGATTCGTTCCTCTTCATGTGGCTCGACAGCCACCTCACCGCGCCGAGCCGCCCCCGCGAGGGCGCCGTGGTGGGCGAGCTGTGGATGACCCACAGCGGTGGTTTCTACGAAGTGGTGAAGCGCAAGTCGCTCGCCCAGGGCGAGCTGCCGGACACGCTCTACTGGTTCAAGTGGGAGAGCTACACCACGTGGATCAGCGGCTTCCTGCTGCTCATCATCGTCTTCCACCTCAACGGCGCGTCGCTGCTCATCGACCCGGGCGTCTACCCGCTCACCGGCTGGCAGGCCGTCGCCATCAGCCTGGGCCTCCTGCCGCTCGCGTATGGCCTGTACGAGCTGCTGTGGAAGACGCCACTGGCCAGGAACAACCGGGCGTTCGCCGCGGTGGGGTTCGTGTTGATCACCGCTCTGGCGTACGGGCTCACCCGCGTCTTCAGCGCGCGGGGCGCGTACCTGCAGGTGGGCGCCACGCTCGGCACGATCATGGCGGCCAACGTGTTCTTCCGGATCATCCCCGCGCAGCGCTACATGCTCGCGATGACTCGCGAGGGCAAGCCGGTGGACACCACCCTGGGCCTGCGCGCCAAGGGCCGCTCCATCCAGAACCACTACCTGACGCTGCCCGTGCTGTTCACGATGATCTCCAACCACTTCCCGAGCACCTATGGTGGCTCGATGCCGTGGCTGGTGCTGGGGTTGCTGTTCGTCGTGGGCGCGGGGCTGAAGTACGCGATGAACTTCCGCGCCCACACGCCGCCGCTGGCCTGGGCAGGCACGGGTCTGGCGTTGATCGGGGTGATCGTGCTGACGCGGCCGCCGCCGGATCCCGCGCTCGAGCAGTTCGCGGGCAAGCCGCCGGTGAAGTTCGAGCAGGTGGCCTCGGTGATGCAGACACGCTGCGCCACCTGCCACGCGGCACGGCCCTCGAGCCCGATGTTCGCCGCGCCGCCACAGGGAGTGATACTCGACACGCCGGACGCCATCCGCACCCACGCCGATCGCGTCTTCGTGCGCGCGGTGGCCACCAAGACGATGCCGCTCGGCAACCTCACGGGCATGACGGAGGACGAGCGCGCGCTGGTGGGCGCGTGGTTCGCCCAGGGTGGCGAGGTGCCCGCGGACGCGAAGATGCCCGACTTCGTCGCTCCGCCCGTGGCCGCCGCTCCGGCCGCCGCTCCCACGGCGGGGGCCGCGCAGGCGGACATCCCGGAGTCCTCGCGCAACTACTTCGCCTCGGTGTGCAGCACCTGCCATGGCCCCAATGGGGCGGGGGATGGCATGGTCGCGGCGGCGCTGAATCCGAAGCCGCGCAACTTCGGCGACAAGGCGTGGCAGAAGAGCATCACCGACGACGCCATCAAGAAGATCATCGTCGAGGGCGGGGCGTCGGTGGGCAAGAGCGCGGTGATGCCGCCGAACCCACCGCTCGCGGACGATGCCGAGACGCTCAACGGCCTGGTGAGGCTCATCCGCGCCTTTGGCGCTTGAGACAGGGATTCCGGAGGGGAAACACATGCAGCCGTTCATCGTGCGCGGCAATCGCGTGCTGACGCCGCAGGGGATCCGCCCCGCGGCGATCCATATCCAGGACGGACGAATCACCAGGGTGGAGGCGGGTGACACCGTGCCTCCGGGCGCGAACGTGCTCGAGGCGGGCGACCTGCTCGTCACGCCGGGCGTCGTCGACAGCCACGTCCACATCAACGAGCCGGGCCGCACCGAGTGGGAGGGCTTCGAGACGGCGACCGCGGCCGCCGCGGCGGGGGGCATCACCACTGTGGTGGACATGCCACTCAACTGCATTCCCGCCACCACCACGCGCGAGGCGGCCGAGGCGAAGCTCGCGGCGCTCGAGGGCAAGCTGCACGTGGACGTGGCGTTCTGGGGTGGGGTGATTCCCGGGAACGTGGACGCGCTCGAGGGGCTCGCGAAGTTCGGCGTGCCCGGCTGCAAGTGCTTCACCTGCCCGTCCGGCGTGGACGAGTTCCCGCACGTCTCGCGCGAGGATCTCGACGTGGCGCTGCCTCGGCTCCGGGACCTGGGACTGACCCTGCTCGTCCACGCGGAGGCACCGGGTCCGCTCGATGCCGCGGAGCGGGCCGTTTCCGGGAAGGATCCCCGGGACTACCGCACCTATCTCGGCTCCCGGCCGCGCGCGGCGGAGGACGAGGCCATCGCGATGATCATCGACCTGTGCCGCAAGCACCGGGCGCGCGCGCACATCGTGCACCTGTCGAGCGGGTCCGCCCTGCCGATGATCCGCGCCGCGCAGCAGGAGGGCGTGCAGATCACCGCGGAGACGTGCCTGCACTACCTGGCCTTCACCGCGGAGGAGATTGCCGCGGGGGCCACGAGCTTCAAGTGCGCACCGCCCATCCGCGAGGCGGAGAACCGCGAGCTGCTCTGGCGCGGGCTGGAGGACGGGACGATCGGCATGGTGGTGTCGGACCACTCGCCGTGCACGCCCGCGCTGAAGAAGCCGGAGGCCGGCGACTTCCTCCAGGCGTGGGGTGGCATCAGCTCGCTGCAGCTCGGGCTGTCGGTGCTGTGGACGCTGGCGAAGGAGCGCGGCCACTCCGTGGAGCAGATGTTCCGCTGGAACGTCGAGGGCCCCGCGCGGCTCGCGGGCGTGTCGGACCGGAAGGGGCGGCTCGCTCCCGGGTACGACGCGGACCTGGTGCTCTGGGACGACACGGCCTCCTTCGTGGTCCAGCCCGAGGCCATCCGCCACCGTCACCACGTGACGCCCTACGCGGGCCGGCGGCTGTTCGGACAGGTGAAGAAAACCCTCGTCGGAGGCCGGATGGCGTATGACGCTGCGTCCAACCAGCCCCCGGCCACCGTTGGCCGCTTCCTGGCGGTTCGGAGGTAACCCGTGGCAACGCATCAGCCCGTCCCGGCGGAGTTCAAGGGACTCGTGGATCTCTCGTCCGATCTGCTCGGCACGTTCGTGCTCTACGCGACGGACGACTACTTCGCCGAGAAGGAGAACCTGCTCAAGCCGGGTCCTCCCGAGTGGCGCGAGGGCGCGTACACCGACAAGGGCAAGTGGATGGATGGCTGGGAGTCGCAGCGCAAGCGCGAGCCCGGCCATGACTTCGCCATCATCCGCCTGGGCGCGCCGGGCCGGGTGCGCGGGGCGCTCGTCGACACCACCCACTTCAAGGGCAACGCGCCCCAGCAGATCATGCTCGAGGGGCTCGAGGCGCCGCACACCGCCACCCCGGCGCAGCTGCTCGCGGACGAGCGGTGGGTGCCCCTCATCGAGCAGAGCGCGGTGAAGCCGGACTTCCCGAACGTCTTCACGCTCGCCAATCCGAGCGCGCGCGTGACGCATGTGCGGCTGCGCATCTACCCGGATGGCGGCGTGTCGCGGCTGCGCGTCTATGGCGACGTGGTGGCCGAGGACCGCACCTTCTGGCGTCCGGGCAGCGTGGACCTGGGGGCGGTGGAGAACGGTGGCACCATCGCGGCCAAGAGCGACGAGTTCTTCGGCCCGCCGGCGAACATGCTGCTGCCCGGGCGCGGCGTGAACATGGGCGATGGCTGGGAGACGAAGCGGCGGCGCACGCCGGGCAGCGACTGGGCGGTGGTGAAG
The sequence above is drawn from the Archangium gephyra genome and encodes:
- a CDS encoding bestrophin family protein, encoding MIQYDPHHWWRHLLKLRGGILKEIVGRLGVFVVWAVAVVWFHRHVFKVDVPATGHTLAGTVLSLLLVFRTNSSYDRFWEGRKLWGGVVNETRNLVRAAALNISSPELVRRVTAWTAVYPYALTRVLRSGGDDLGPAAAVLPRAEINQILNARNAGLAVAMRISATLVEARRLGFISDIIQMELDRNVQLLVDYQGGCERIVRTPMPFAYMLHLRRTLIIFMLGLPFALVEPFGWATVPVILLIAHTFLGIEEIGVEIEEPFGTEDNDLPLEDISGGIARILDDLVQWNDQAIDSPALSYPGIPAPKEPPPVA
- a CDS encoding urate hydroxylase PuuD, which encodes MSAFIHEWLNLLVRWVHVIAAIMWIGDSFLFMWLDSHLTAPSRPREGAVVGELWMTHSGGFYEVVKRKSLAQGELPDTLYWFKWESYTTWISGFLLLIIVFHLNGASLLIDPGVYPLTGWQAVAISLGLLPLAYGLYELLWKTPLARNNRAFAAVGFVLITALAYGLTRVFSARGAYLQVGATLGTIMAANVFFRIIPAQRYMLAMTREGKPVDTTLGLRAKGRSIQNHYLTLPVLFTMISNHFPSTYGGSMPWLVLGLLFVVGAGLKYAMNFRAHTPPLAWAGTGLALIGVIVLTRPPPDPALEQFAGKPPVKFEQVASVMQTRCATCHAARPSSPMFAAPPQGVILDTPDAIRTHADRVFVRAVATKTMPLGNLTGMTEDERALVGAWFAQGGEVPADAKMPDFVAPPVAAAPAAAPTAGAAQADIPESSRNYFASVCSTCHGPNGAGDGMVAAALNPKPRNFGDKAWQKSITDDAIKKIIVEGGASVGKSAVMPPNPPLADDAETLNGLVRLIRAFGA
- the allB gene encoding allantoinase AllB — protein: MQPFIVRGNRVLTPQGIRPAAIHIQDGRITRVEAGDTVPPGANVLEAGDLLVTPGVVDSHVHINEPGRTEWEGFETATAAAAAGGITTVVDMPLNCIPATTTREAAEAKLAALEGKLHVDVAFWGGVIPGNVDALEGLAKFGVPGCKCFTCPSGVDEFPHVSREDLDVALPRLRDLGLTLLVHAEAPGPLDAAERAVSGKDPRDYRTYLGSRPRAAEDEAIAMIIDLCRKHRARAHIVHLSSGSALPMIRAAQQEGVQITAETCLHYLAFTAEEIAAGATSFKCAPPIREAENRELLWRGLEDGTIGMVVSDHSPCTPALKKPEAGDFLQAWGGISSLQLGLSVLWTLAKERGHSVEQMFRWNVEGPARLAGVSDRKGRLAPGYDADLVLWDDTASFVVQPEAIRHRHHVTPYAGRRLFGQVKKTLVGGRMAYDAASNQPPATVGRFLAVRR